Proteins from a genomic interval of Ralstonia wenshanensis:
- a CDS encoding peroxiredoxin — MKTIGDKLEPFKVVGVKPGFNNHEENGESAFEDITETSFPGKWKVIFFYPKDFTFVCPTEIVAFAKLNDDFADRDTIVLGGSTDNEFVKLAWRREHKDLNKLNQWSFADSTGALVDQLGVREHEAGVALRATFIVDPDNVIQHVSVNNLNVGRNPDEVLRILDGLQTDELCPCNRAVGGSTL; from the coding sequence ATGAAGACCATTGGTGACAAGCTCGAACCGTTCAAGGTCGTCGGCGTCAAGCCCGGGTTCAATAATCACGAGGAGAACGGCGAGTCGGCGTTCGAAGACATCACCGAAACCTCGTTCCCGGGCAAATGGAAAGTCATCTTCTTCTATCCGAAGGACTTCACCTTTGTCTGCCCGACCGAAATCGTTGCCTTCGCCAAACTGAACGATGACTTTGCCGACCGCGACACCATCGTGCTCGGTGGTTCGACCGACAATGAATTCGTCAAGCTCGCATGGCGCCGCGAGCACAAAGATCTGAACAAGCTGAATCAGTGGTCATTTGCGGATTCGACCGGCGCGCTGGTCGACCAGCTTGGCGTACGCGAGCACGAGGCCGGTGTTGCGTTGCGCGCTACCTTCATCGTCGACCCGGACAACGTGATCCAGCACGTGTCGGTCAACAACCTGAACGTGGGTCGCAATCCGGACGAAGTGCTGCGCATTCTCGATGGCCTGCAGACAGATGAGCTGTGCCCGTGCAATCGCGCGGTTGGCGGCTCGACGCTGTAA
- a CDS encoding carboxymuconolactone decarboxylase family protein yields MEFLQTIKGRIPDYAKDIRLNLDSTIARSSLEGNDAVGVALAAAFATKSKVLTDAIRNAGVLSPEEVTGALTAAALMGMNNVWYPYVEMADDSDLAQQKAELRMNAYANNGGVDKRQFEMYALAASIIGKCHFCIKSHYDLLKNHQGMSAQQLRDVGRIAAAINAAAQVIAAE; encoded by the coding sequence ATGGAATTTCTGCAGACGATCAAGGGCCGGATTCCCGACTACGCCAAAGACATCCGCCTGAACCTGGACAGCACGATCGCGCGCTCGTCGCTAGAGGGCAATGACGCGGTGGGCGTCGCGCTGGCGGCCGCGTTTGCCACGAAGAGCAAGGTGCTGACCGACGCCATCCGCAACGCGGGAGTGCTCTCGCCCGAGGAGGTGACCGGGGCACTGACCGCCGCTGCCCTCATGGGCATGAACAACGTCTGGTATCCGTACGTCGAGATGGCTGATGACTCCGACCTTGCGCAGCAGAAGGCGGAATTGCGCATGAATGCCTACGCCAACAACGGCGGCGTCGACAAGCGCCAGTTCGAGATGTACGCGCTGGCCGCTTCCATCATCGGGAAGTGCCATTTCTGCATCAAATCGCACTACGACCTGCTGAAGAATCACCAGGGCATGAGCGCGCAGCAATTGCGCGACGTCGGCCGTATTGCGGCGGCCATCAATGCGGCGGCGCAGGTCATTGCGGCCGAATAA
- the ispF gene encoding 2-C-methyl-D-erythritol 2,4-cyclodiphosphate synthase codes for MNWMDIRIGQGYDVHALVEGRKLILGGVEIPHTRGLLGHSDADALLHAITDALFGAAGLGDIGRHFPDTDPAFAGADSRVLLREAVRRVHKAGYAVGNVDATVIAQKPKLAPHVPGMVANLAEDLGIAPERCNVKAKTNEKLGFEGKEEGIVAQAVVLIYRAEAAEQD; via the coding sequence ATGAACTGGATGGACATCCGCATTGGCCAGGGCTACGACGTGCACGCGCTGGTGGAGGGCCGCAAGCTGATCCTGGGTGGCGTGGAGATCCCGCACACGCGCGGCCTGCTCGGCCACTCCGATGCTGACGCGCTGCTGCATGCGATTACCGACGCGCTGTTCGGCGCCGCCGGCCTGGGCGACATCGGCCGGCACTTTCCCGACACCGATCCGGCCTTTGCCGGTGCCGACAGCCGCGTGCTGCTGCGCGAAGCTGTGCGTCGTGTGCACAAGGCCGGCTATGCGGTCGGCAATGTCGACGCCACCGTCATCGCGCAGAAGCCCAAGCTTGCGCCGCATGTGCCGGGCATGGTCGCCAACCTTGCCGAAGACTTGGGCATTGCGCCTGAGCGGTGCAACGTCAAGGCCAAGACCAACGAGAAGCTCGGTTTTGAAGGCAAGGAAGAAGGCATCGTTGCGCAGGCCGTGGTGTTGATCTATCGCGCAGAAGCCGCCGAGCAGGACTGA